A portion of the Halorientalis sp. IM1011 genome contains these proteins:
- a CDS encoding archaea-specific SMC-related protein yields MDTVESAEVVEADVRNVGGIDRTRCTFEPGVTVLTGENATNRTSFLTSLMAALGSDRATLKSDADEGEVRLSFDGETYTRTFERTDGRVSTGGDPYLEDATVADLFAFLLESNEARRAVRSGSDLRELVMRPVDTDAIRAEIDRLEEEKRRLDDELADLDDLEAERADLVDERTRLANEIEDAEADLEERRAELAELDASVEESKSHRERRQEDLSELESAREDLERTRRQLETERESLDSLHEERAELKERREELPDDPGGRLDEIESELDRLREHKNSLESTINQLGRIVQFNESMIEGDGEAPVEGLTERDDDVTAQLLPDDEVVCWTCGSEVEESAIEGTLDRLRDLRQETVSKRREVSAEIDDLSEEKGDLESTREERERVDRRLSELDDEIERRTGNVEELESSIDDLEARVEDLEDTVRERDEREYEEVVERHRAVNELEFEIESLREDLDAVEDEIAEVDTRLDEREEIEARRESVDEELRDQRTRIERLEAEMVETFNDRMAEVLSLLDYDGIDRIWLEPREQEARDGRRNVTERVFDLHIVRRGDDGGVYEDAIETLSESEREVAGLVFALAGYLAHDLDETVPFVVLDSLEAIDADRIGRLLEYFADHTRYLVVALLDGDAQAVDDRHERIRMG; encoded by the coding sequence ATGGACACGGTAGAGTCGGCCGAAGTCGTCGAGGCCGACGTCCGGAACGTCGGCGGCATCGACCGGACACGGTGTACGTTCGAACCGGGCGTAACGGTACTGACAGGGGAGAACGCGACCAACCGGACCTCGTTTCTCACCTCGCTGATGGCGGCGCTGGGCAGCGACCGCGCGACGCTGAAAAGCGACGCGGACGAGGGCGAGGTTCGGCTCTCGTTCGACGGCGAGACGTACACGCGAACCTTCGAACGGACCGACGGGCGGGTGAGCACCGGAGGCGATCCGTACCTCGAGGACGCGACCGTCGCCGATCTGTTCGCCTTCCTGCTGGAGTCGAACGAGGCGCGGCGCGCGGTCCGGTCGGGATCGGATCTGCGCGAACTGGTGATGCGGCCGGTCGACACGGACGCGATCCGTGCCGAGATCGACCGGCTGGAAGAAGAGAAACGGCGACTCGACGACGAACTGGCGGACCTCGACGACCTCGAAGCCGAGCGCGCGGACCTGGTGGACGAGCGGACGCGACTGGCGAACGAAATCGAGGACGCCGAGGCCGATCTGGAGGAGCGGCGGGCGGAACTGGCGGAACTGGACGCCTCCGTCGAGGAGAGCAAATCCCACCGCGAACGGCGACAGGAGGATCTCTCGGAACTGGAGTCAGCCCGGGAGGATCTGGAGCGGACGCGGCGGCAACTGGAGACCGAACGCGAGAGCCTCGACTCTCTCCACGAGGAACGTGCGGAACTGAAAGAGCGACGCGAGGAGTTGCCGGACGACCCCGGGGGCCGACTGGACGAGATCGAGTCGGAACTCGACCGGCTCAGGGAACACAAGAACTCGCTGGAGTCGACGATCAACCAGCTCGGGCGGATCGTCCAGTTCAACGAGTCGATGATCGAGGGCGACGGTGAGGCACCGGTCGAGGGACTCACCGAGCGCGACGACGACGTGACGGCCCAGCTCCTGCCCGACGACGAGGTCGTCTGCTGGACCTGTGGCTCCGAGGTCGAGGAGTCGGCCATCGAGGGCACGCTGGATCGGCTCCGCGACCTCCGTCAGGAGACGGTGTCGAAGCGGCGCGAGGTTTCGGCCGAGATCGACGACCTGAGCGAGGAGAAAGGCGACCTGGAGTCGACCCGCGAGGAGCGCGAACGGGTCGACCGTCGACTGTCGGAACTCGACGACGAGATCGAGCGCCGGACGGGCAACGTCGAGGAACTGGAGTCGTCGATCGACGACCTCGAAGCGCGGGTCGAGGATCTGGAAGATACCGTTCGCGAGCGCGACGAGCGAGAGTACGAGGAGGTCGTCGAGCGCCATCGGGCGGTCAACGAACTGGAGTTCGAGATCGAATCGCTCAGGGAGGATCTGGACGCCGTCGAGGACGAGATCGCGGAGGTCGACACCCGACTCGACGAGCGCGAGGAGATCGAGGCCCGGCGGGAGTCCGTCGACGAGGAGCTACGGGACCAGCGGACCCGGATCGAGCGCCTGGAGGCCGAGATGGTCGAGACGTTCAACGACCGGATGGCTGAGGTGCTCTCCCTCTTGGACTACGACGGGATCGACCGCATCTGGCTCGAACCCCGCGAACAGGAGGCTCGCGACGGGCGTCGAAACGTGACCGAGCGGGTGTTCGACCTCCACATCGTGCGTCGGGGCGACGACGGAGGCGTCTACGAGGACGCTATCGAGACGCTCAGCGAGAGCGAGCGGGAGGTCGCCGGGTTGGTGTTCGCGCTGGCGGGCTACCTCGCACACGACCTCGACGAGACGGTGCCGTTCGTCGTGCTGGACTCGCTGGAGGCGATCGACGCCGACCGGATCGGGCGACTGCTGGAGTACTTCGCCGACCATACGCGGTATCTGGTCGTCGCGCTGCTCGACGGCGACGCACAGGCCGTCGACGACAGACACGAGCGTATCCGGATGGGGTGA
- a CDS encoding DegT/DnrJ/EryC1/StrS aminotransferase family protein, protein MDEPVEFTDIYVDEAMVDRATEVLRSGRYVKGPMVERFEAAFAEFCGTDHAVGVASGTDAIYLALRAAGVDPGEDVFVPAHTFFATVSPVLELGANPVFVDHDPDTYTMDPRDLAEKVAAADDPAAVVPVHIYGHPADMDAIGDVAEAHDMAMIEDACQAHGATDGGDRAGSLGDAGAFSFYPSKNMTVAGDGGILTTDDPDLAREARMLRNHGRDDDGEHVRLGLNHRLGELHAALGLEQLQHVDDWNEKRRAAAQRYTDRLEDVEAVTTPDTRDDTEHVYHLYVIQAPDRDDLQDSLNDAGVETGIHYPVPTHEHPAVAERLDGSPQVPRTERLTERILSVPMHPRITDTEIDRVCAAIERHYDR, encoded by the coding sequence ATGGACGAGCCCGTGGAGTTCACGGATATCTACGTCGACGAGGCGATGGTCGACCGCGCGACCGAGGTCCTCCGGAGCGGCCGCTACGTCAAAGGGCCGATGGTCGAGCGATTCGAGGCCGCGTTCGCCGAGTTCTGCGGTACGGACCACGCCGTCGGCGTCGCCAGCGGGACCGACGCGATCTACCTGGCGCTGCGAGCGGCCGGCGTCGATCCGGGCGAGGACGTGTTCGTGCCCGCACACACCTTCTTCGCGACGGTCAGCCCCGTGCTGGAACTGGGCGCGAACCCGGTGTTCGTCGATCACGACCCGGACACGTACACGATGGACCCGCGCGATCTGGCGGAGAAGGTCGCGGCCGCCGACGACCCGGCAGCCGTCGTCCCGGTCCACATCTACGGGCACCCGGCGGATATGGACGCCATCGGTGACGTTGCCGAGGCACACGACATGGCGATGATCGAGGACGCCTGTCAGGCCCACGGCGCGACGGACGGGGGCGACCGCGCCGGGAGTCTCGGCGACGCGGGCGCGTTCAGCTTCTATCCCTCGAAGAACATGACCGTCGCGGGCGACGGCGGGATACTCACCACCGACGACCCGGACCTGGCCCGCGAGGCCCGGATGCTCCGGAATCACGGGCGCGACGACGACGGCGAGCACGTCCGACTGGGCCTGAACCACCGGCTCGGCGAACTCCACGCGGCCCTCGGGCTCGAACAGCTCCAGCACGTCGACGACTGGAACGAGAAGCGCCGCGCCGCAGCGCAGCGGTACACCGACCGACTGGAAGACGTCGAGGCGGTCACGACTCCCGATACGCGGGACGACACCGAACACGTCTACCACCTCTACGTGATTCAGGCACCGGACCGGGACGATCTGCAGGACTCACTGAACGACGCGGGCGTCGAGACGGGGATCCACTACCCGGTCCCGACCCACGAGCATCCTGCCGTCGCGGAGCGACTCGACGGGTCGCCGCAGGTGCCCCGAACCGAGCGGCTGACCGAACGCATCCTCTCCGTGCCGATGCATCCGCGCATCACCGACACCGAGATCGACCGGGTGTGTGCGGCGATCGAGCGCCACTACGACCGATGA
- a CDS encoding Gfo/Idh/MocA family protein encodes MRYGIVGTGYWGKNHVRVATELRGSGPIDEVVICDADEERAADLAETYDVEYTTRHDRLEVDAASVATPSTTHEEIATDLLRSGTDLLVEKPLALSAEAAWNVVETARDEGQALGVGHIFRYHPGLRELKRLVDAGELGEIEYLHTARFSFRVPRDTTGVLYSLAVHDVDVYDYLLGERPERIHCSTNSTHRENIDETTTLTLSYGDRTGVIHSSWQIPVFGKRRDLAVVGTDGAAYLDYLADTEVEVYDASIVTDADGDLRKRERGKTVHEAADAEPLKTELREFVAAAQAGRDPPASGRVGARTVELLERAVEAADSGQVLDVPQESRTVSPPNTD; translated from the coding sequence ATGAGATACGGAATCGTCGGGACGGGCTACTGGGGGAAAAATCACGTCCGCGTCGCGACGGAACTCCGCGGCTCCGGACCGATCGACGAGGTGGTCATCTGTGACGCCGACGAGGAACGGGCCGCCGACCTCGCCGAGACCTACGACGTGGAGTACACGACGCGTCACGACCGGCTGGAGGTGGACGCCGCGTCGGTCGCGACGCCCTCGACCACCCACGAGGAGATTGCGACCGACCTGCTTCGGTCGGGAACGGACCTCCTGGTCGAGAAACCGCTCGCGCTCTCGGCCGAGGCCGCCTGGAACGTCGTCGAGACGGCCCGGGACGAGGGTCAGGCCCTCGGCGTGGGCCACATCTTCCGGTATCACCCCGGACTGCGCGAGCTCAAACGGCTGGTCGACGCCGGCGAACTCGGCGAGATCGAGTACCTCCACACTGCGCGCTTCTCCTTCCGGGTCCCCCGGGACACCACGGGCGTGCTCTACTCGCTCGCCGTCCACGACGTGGACGTGTACGACTACCTCCTCGGGGAGCGTCCCGAACGGATTCACTGTTCCACGAACTCGACCCACCGGGAGAACATCGACGAGACGACGACGCTCACGCTTTCGTACGGCGACCGGACGGGCGTGATCCACTCCTCCTGGCAGATTCCGGTGTTCGGGAAGCGCCGCGATCTCGCGGTCGTCGGCACCGACGGCGCGGCGTACCTCGACTACCTCGCCGATACGGAGGTCGAGGTCTACGACGCGAGCATCGTCACGGACGCCGACGGCGACCTGCGGAAACGAGAGCGGGGCAAGACGGTCCACGAGGCCGCGGACGCGGAACCGCTGAAGACGGAACTGCGGGAGTTCGTCGCCGCAGCACAAGCGGGTCGCGACCCGCCGGCGAGCGGCCGCGTCGGCGCTCGCACCGTCGAACTGCTCGAGCGCGCCGTCGAGGCCGCCGACTCCGGGCAGGTGCTCGACGTTCCTCAGGAGTCTCGGACCGTCAGCCCACCGAATACGGATTGA
- a CDS encoding methionyl-tRNA formyltransferase, with translation MVSVAFFGSHPLGEACLERLVAHDEITVETVVTYPRDYDAWWDGSVHERALDHDLPVLTVDEEDRVVGRDFDYLLSVYYPNILGPDLLNTPREAALNLHQAELPRYRGSNVFSHSIMNARADDHWRHGTTLHVMAEDVDAGDVIDRKFVPITEEDTARTLYERVRGASVELFEERLPAIAAREIDELATPQSDFDGERYFYAKDSLDDLKEIPPEKLTASDEQTQLAIYDRVRALDFPPHEPAWTRVGDRKLYLTKSDYESVLAE, from the coding sequence ATGGTATCGGTCGCCTTCTTCGGCAGCCACCCGCTGGGCGAGGCCTGCCTCGAACGCCTGGTCGCACACGACGAGATAACCGTCGAGACCGTCGTCACCTACCCCAGAGACTACGACGCCTGGTGGGACGGATCGGTCCACGAGCGCGCGCTCGACCACGACCTGCCGGTGTTGACCGTCGACGAGGAAGATCGGGTCGTCGGGCGGGACTTCGACTACCTCCTCAGCGTCTACTACCCGAACATCCTCGGGCCGGATCTGCTGAACACGCCCCGGGAGGCCGCGCTGAACCTCCATCAGGCGGAACTGCCCCGCTACAGGGGGAGCAACGTGTTCAGCCACTCGATTATGAACGCGCGCGCGGACGACCACTGGCGACACGGAACGACCCTCCACGTCATGGCCGAGGACGTCGACGCCGGCGACGTGATCGACCGGAAGTTCGTTCCGATCACCGAGGAGGACACCGCCCGGACCCTCTACGAGCGGGTCCGCGGCGCGTCCGTAGAACTCTTCGAGGAGCGACTCCCCGCCATCGCCGCCCGCGAGATCGACGAACTGGCGACGCCCCAGTCGGATTTCGACGGTGAGCGCTACTTCTACGCCAAGGACAGCCTCGACGACCTGAAGGAGATCCCACCCGAGAAATTGACTGCGAGTGACGAGCAGACGCAACTCGCCATCTACGACCGGGTGCGGGCGCTCGATTTCCCGCCGCACGAACCGGCCTGGACACGGGTCGGCGACCGGAAGCTCTACCTCACGAAATCCGACTACGAGAGCGTGCTGGCGGAGTGA
- a CDS encoding RNA-guided endonuclease TnpB family protein produces the protein MTATTTKTLEATLAPPTAHKERKLCDLLDTYRAGLHEAFEAGCDTMTATSDVVTPYDLPYQAKAALCNYVPQLHGTYDAQELDNNHPVRLTNQAAEFDHSAARDYEFTWWVPQPGRGTNFWIPLRINPAQEGLWHDLVDGEASAGQLRLQRHRTSWTLHVTVEFPVEEPDYESTDDDVTPVGFDIGEAHLLAGCACEQGTPTDPLLINGGRARRLRKEMYTTLKRLQERDAAEWRIDERFDHYQNALTNIIEKASRRAIEYACRFEKPVVVLEDLSDIRKNLDYGEWMNRRLHAWAFARLQQRIEDKAREAGLPVRYVRPEYTSQMCHECGHIGHRNGDEFRCTNGECWVSEYHADINAAVNIADRHDPWGESLPLKPAGDDISRDGSACDSATTPTEQSQSR, from the coding sequence ATGACCGCGACAACCACGAAAACGCTGGAGGCGACACTCGCCCCGCCGACAGCACACAAAGAGCGCAAACTATGTGACCTGCTCGATACCTACCGGGCAGGACTCCACGAGGCGTTCGAGGCCGGGTGTGACACGATGACCGCCACCAGCGACGTAGTGACGCCCTACGACCTCCCGTATCAGGCGAAAGCGGCCCTGTGTAACTATGTCCCACAACTGCACGGCACCTATGATGCCCAGGAGTTGGACAACAATCATCCGGTTCGGCTCACCAACCAAGCCGCCGAGTTCGACCACTCGGCGGCGCGTGACTACGAGTTTACGTGGTGGGTGCCACAGCCCGGTCGCGGGACGAACTTCTGGATACCGCTTCGTATCAATCCCGCCCAAGAGGGGCTGTGGCACGACCTCGTGGACGGTGAGGCGTCAGCGGGACAACTCCGCCTGCAACGTCACCGCACGTCGTGGACACTCCACGTCACCGTCGAGTTCCCGGTCGAAGAACCGGACTACGAATCGACAGACGACGATGTAACACCAGTCGGCTTCGATATTGGCGAAGCTCACCTACTCGCGGGCTGTGCCTGCGAGCAGGGGACTCCAACTGACCCACTACTCATCAACGGTGGTCGTGCTCGTCGCCTTCGCAAAGAGATGTACACGACGCTCAAGCGACTCCAAGAGCGTGACGCCGCCGAGTGGCGGATCGACGAGCGATTCGACCACTACCAGAACGCACTTACAAACATCATCGAGAAGGCGTCTCGACGTGCCATCGAGTACGCCTGTCGATTCGAGAAGCCAGTGGTCGTGTTGGAAGACCTCTCGGACATCCGCAAAAACCTCGATTACGGCGAGTGGATGAACCGACGACTCCACGCATGGGCGTTCGCTCGCCTCCAACAACGTATCGAGGACAAAGCACGAGAAGCAGGACTTCCGGTTAGATACGTCCGACCAGAGTACACGAGTCAGATGTGTCACGAGTGCGGCCACATCGGGCACCGGAACGGCGACGAGTTCCGGTGTACAAACGGCGAGTGTTGGGTATCGGAATATCACGCAGACATCAACGCGGCGGTCAACATCGCTGACCGCCACGACCCGTGGGGTGAGAGCCTGCCACTGAAACCGGCGGGCGATGACATCTCACGGGATGGGAGCGCCTGTGACAGCGCCACGACCCCCACCGAGCAGAGTCAATCACGGTAG
- the tnpA gene encoding IS200/IS605 family transposase yields MESHLQSGSHTVYALQYHFVTVTKYRADILTDERLERVAEVVHEIAEGFEADIKNVDGGTDHVHILFTTKPTTDITKFINSLKGVTSRRIRQEYPEVKQTLEDAFWQPGYFLATTGQVSIGVLMDYVENQ; encoded by the coding sequence ATGGAGTCTCACCTGCAATCCGGGTCGCACACGGTCTACGCGCTCCAATACCACTTCGTGACCGTCACGAAGTACCGCGCCGACATCCTTACCGACGAGCGACTGGAGCGCGTCGCCGAAGTCGTTCACGAGATTGCAGAGGGCTTCGAGGCCGACATCAAGAACGTGGACGGCGGCACTGACCACGTTCATATCCTGTTCACGACCAAACCCACCACCGACATCACGAAGTTCATCAACTCGCTCAAAGGTGTCACATCCCGCCGGATTCGGCAGGAGTACCCCGAGGTGAAACAGACGCTCGAGGATGCGTTCTGGCAACCAGGATATTTCCTTGCCACGACCGGCCAAGTGAGCATCGGCGTGCTGATGGATTACGTGGAAAACCAGTAG
- a CDS encoding orc1/cdc6 family replication initiation protein, which translates to MCERDAIRLVNAVNDGGFSRLIKIVGRGEQIQKVADEVAPLLSGAPGNSVLIFGKTGTGKSLVAKHVMARLQAEGRRHDTAIGTAYVNCSQTPSTPRVIRNIGQVLSSTGDTVAFPNRGISTDEYYERLWRLIDAQFDGVVVTLDEVDMLKDDNPLMVLSRAGESGSVDVPISIIAISNKINYREQMNQRTKSSFGHREFVFDPYDAEQLREILENRRDAFQEGVLEEGVIPRVAALAAKEHGDARKGVEVLKYLGQYAEQNNESTITEDNIEQVRQIAEAERLHDLLSGFPQHTKYVVIAIAHLTKNNPNADWFRTTQIIDGYRGYCDREGYDPLSPDRVRELLDEVAFLEITEKETQHSGKGKGTYNQHRLLWKPDVVEHIDT; encoded by the coding sequence GTGTGCGAACGAGACGCAATTCGTCTCGTCAACGCCGTGAACGACGGGGGATTCTCTCGCTTGATCAAGATAGTCGGTAGAGGAGAGCAGATTCAGAAAGTCGCCGATGAAGTGGCCCCACTCCTCTCCGGAGCGCCGGGCAATTCCGTCCTGATTTTCGGTAAGACGGGGACTGGAAAGTCTCTCGTTGCCAAGCACGTCATGGCACGACTTCAGGCAGAAGGAAGGCGACACGACACAGCGATCGGCACTGCGTACGTTAATTGTTCACAGACTCCGAGTACTCCTCGCGTCATTCGAAACATTGGCCAGGTGCTCTCTTCGACGGGGGATACCGTCGCATTTCCAAATCGAGGTATTTCGACGGACGAGTACTATGAACGACTGTGGCGACTGATAGATGCCCAATTCGATGGGGTGGTCGTAACCCTTGATGAAGTCGATATGCTGAAAGATGATAATCCGCTTATGGTCCTTTCTCGGGCTGGGGAATCGGGATCAGTCGATGTTCCAATCAGCATCATCGCGATCTCGAACAAAATAAATTATCGCGAGCAGATGAACCAACGTACCAAGAGTTCGTTCGGACACAGAGAGTTCGTGTTCGACCCGTACGACGCCGAACAGCTTCGCGAAATCCTGGAAAACCGTCGCGATGCGTTTCAGGAGGGGGTTCTCGAAGAGGGAGTCATTCCTCGCGTGGCCGCGTTAGCTGCGAAAGAACACGGTGATGCCAGGAAGGGGGTCGAAGTCCTGAAATATCTCGGCCAGTACGCAGAACAGAACAACGAGTCGACGATCACCGAGGACAACATCGAGCAAGTACGACAAATCGCGGAAGCAGAGCGGTTGCACGATCTCCTGTCCGGGTTCCCCCAGCATACGAAATACGTGGTCATCGCGATAGCACACCTGACGAAAAACAATCCGAATGCGGACTGGTTTCGTACGACACAGATCATCGATGGCTACCGGGGCTACTGCGATCGGGAGGGATACGACCCCCTCTCACCGGACCGGGTACGCGAACTGCTCGACGAAGTGGCCTTCCTCGAGATAACTGAAAAAGAAACGCAGCATTCCGGGAAGGGAAAGGGTACATACAACCAACATCGCCTGCTTTGGAAGCCGGATGTTGTCGAACACATCGACACCTGA
- a CDS encoding flippase — translation MDLTTRLVRGAKAFFGARVVYALANAVLLFLLTRYLLEPAAYGTLYFAISVVSVGAMLATLGLPKSTGRYVTEFLATDESQIPHIVRISLTYLTALTLLVAGGLALARRPLAALLGDPTLVPFLTLGVVFVAARALYSYLTNVFQGFNRVEYSALITTVNSLTRLGGAVGLVLLGFGALGAFGGYVLGYAGGAVVGLVALRTQFLPDFDAATEPAADLTRRILEYSVPTAATRLSVVLDSRIDTVLLGTLAGPVAVGFYTLARQIADFCIVPATALGFTVSPAIGEQNADDSTATAATLYERSMENVLLLYVPAAVGLALVAEPAIRFVVGTDYLGAVPVLQLFSFFVVVRAVHKITGNGLDYLGLARIRAIARGTTAGGNVVLNLLLIPPFGVLGAAVATVITYTTYTAVNVYYIHRELELGTGYLVERTLRIGVIAVAMGGVVWLALPQISGVLTLAGVVALGATVWSVLAVASGLLDLGEVRALLA, via the coding sequence ATGGACCTCACCACTCGCCTCGTTCGCGGCGCGAAGGCCTTCTTCGGCGCACGAGTGGTCTACGCGCTGGCCAACGCCGTCCTCCTGTTCCTGCTGACCCGGTATCTGCTCGAACCGGCGGCCTACGGCACGCTGTACTTCGCTATCTCCGTCGTCAGCGTCGGCGCGATGCTCGCGACGCTGGGCCTCCCGAAGTCGACCGGCCGCTACGTCACCGAGTTCCTCGCGACCGACGAGTCACAGATCCCCCATATCGTGCGCATCTCGCTGACCTACCTGACGGCCCTCACGCTCCTCGTCGCCGGCGGCCTCGCGCTCGCCCGCCGCCCGCTGGCCGCTCTGCTCGGCGATCCGACGCTGGTCCCGTTCCTGACGCTCGGTGTCGTCTTCGTCGCCGCACGGGCACTCTACTCCTATCTCACCAACGTCTTCCAGGGGTTCAACCGCGTGGAGTACTCCGCGCTGATCACTACCGTCAACTCCCTGACTCGGCTGGGCGGTGCCGTGGGGCTGGTCCTGCTCGGCTTCGGCGCCCTCGGCGCGTTCGGCGGCTACGTCCTCGGCTACGCCGGTGGGGCTGTCGTCGGCCTCGTGGCACTGCGAACCCAGTTCCTGCCGGACTTCGACGCCGCCACGGAACCGGCGGCCGACCTTACACGGCGGATTCTGGAGTACAGCGTCCCAACCGCCGCGACACGGCTCAGCGTCGTCCTCGACAGCCGGATCGACACCGTGTTGCTCGGCACGCTGGCCGGCCCCGTCGCGGTCGGCTTCTACACGCTCGCGAGACAGATCGCCGACTTCTGTATCGTCCCGGCGACGGCACTGGGATTCACCGTCTCACCGGCCATCGGCGAGCAGAACGCCGACGACAGCACCGCCACCGCCGCGACCCTCTACGAGCGCTCCATGGAGAACGTCCTCCTGCTGTACGTCCCCGCCGCCGTCGGCCTGGCGCTGGTCGCCGAGCCCGCCATCCGCTTCGTCGTCGGCACCGACTACCTCGGCGCGGTCCCCGTCCTCCAGCTGTTCAGCTTCTTCGTCGTCGTCCGCGCCGTCCACAAGATCACCGGGAACGGCCTCGACTACCTCGGGCTCGCCCGGATTCGCGCGATCGCCCGCGGCACCACCGCCGGCGGGAACGTCGTCCTCAACCTCCTGTTGATCCCGCCCTTCGGCGTGCTCGGGGCCGCCGTCGCGACCGTGATCACCTACACGACCTACACCGCGGTCAACGTCTACTACATCCACCGCGAACTCGAACTCGGGACAGGGTACCTCGTCGAGCGGACCCTCCGGATCGGGGTCATCGCCGTCGCGATGGGCGGGGTCGTCTGGCTCGCGCTGCCCCAGATCTCGGGCGTCCTCACGCTCGCCGGCGTGGTCGCGCTTGGCGCGACCGTCTGGTCCGTGCTGGCCGTGGCGAGCGGGCTGCTGGACCTCGGCGAGGTTCGGGCGCTGCTGGCGTGA
- a CDS encoding glycosyltransferase, giving the protein MLSVVTNQEATFYKRQLRTLAAFGVSSTTVAVPGKSHSTSVKAGTTGTRSLADYARFGTRALRHSLGDYDLLHANYGLTAPPAVLQPRLPVVLSLWGSDLLGQYGWVTRRLVPHVDAVIVMSDRMAAELDRDCHVIPHGVDLETFAPQPQAEARDELGWSDGARHVLFPYPPKREVKDFPRARRVVETVREHLDESVTLQTISDVPHSEMPTYMNAADVLLLTSKREGSPNTVKEAMACNTPVVATAVGDVPERLDGVTPSAVGRTDPELVEGLVEVLRAEERSNGRDHARDLSLERMGERIRGVYDEVLDEAG; this is encoded by the coding sequence GTGTTGAGCGTCGTGACCAACCAGGAGGCCACGTTCTACAAACGGCAGTTGCGAACCCTCGCCGCCTTCGGCGTCTCCTCGACGACTGTCGCCGTGCCCGGCAAGAGCCACAGCACGTCGGTCAAGGCCGGCACAACCGGGACGCGCTCGCTGGCGGACTACGCACGCTTTGGAACCCGGGCGCTCCGGCACTCGCTGGGGGACTACGACCTCCTGCACGCCAACTACGGGCTGACTGCGCCGCCCGCCGTCCTCCAGCCTCGACTCCCGGTCGTCCTCTCGCTGTGGGGCTCGGACCTGCTCGGCCAGTACGGCTGGGTGACCAGACGGCTCGTCCCCCACGTCGACGCGGTGATCGTCATGTCCGACCGGATGGCCGCCGAACTCGACCGGGACTGCCACGTCATCCCTCACGGCGTCGATCTGGAGACGTTCGCCCCGCAACCGCAGGCCGAGGCCCGGGACGAACTGGGCTGGTCCGACGGGGCGCGACACGTCCTCTTTCCCTACCCGCCGAAACGCGAGGTCAAGGACTTCCCCCGCGCCCGGCGGGTGGTCGAGACCGTACGGGAACACCTGGACGAGTCGGTCACGCTCCAGACGATCTCGGACGTGCCACACTCGGAGATGCCGACCTACATGAACGCGGCGGACGTGTTGCTGTTGACCTCGAAACGGGAGGGCTCGCCCAACACCGTCAAGGAGGCGATGGCCTGCAACACGCCGGTCGTGGCCACGGCGGTCGGCGACGTGCCCGAACGCCTCGACGGCGTCACCCCGTCGGCCGTCGGTCGGACGGACCCCGAACTGGTCGAGGGTCTCGTCGAGGTCCTGCGCGCCGAGGAGCGCTCGAACGGCCGCGACCACGCCCGCGACCTCAGCCTCGAACGGATGGGCGAGCGCATCCGCGGCGTGTACGACGAAGTGCTGGACGAGGCCGGCTGA